The following proteins come from a genomic window of Bradyrhizobium paxllaeri:
- a CDS encoding L-threonylcarbamoyladenylate synthase produces MNVGLKTQILPAGEAAVSAAAHALAAGGLVAFPTETVYGLGADATNPAAIARLYQAKGRPAFNPLIAHVGDIRAAQQIARFDAAATALAEAFWPGPLTLVLPKTEGCAVADLATAGLDTVAVRIPAHGIARDILRVFGGPVVAPSANISGHVSPTTAAHVQSDLAGRIDLIVDSGAVEVGVESTIVGCFEAPMLLRPGGLPRAEIERVLGRALLQPPADAESDNGQPLAPGMLASHYAPRARVRLNAVAIEPDEALLAFGLGAISGIDAASHVMNLSKRGDLDEAAANLFGHLRALDAKGAHTIAVMPIPDEGLGEAINDRLRRAAVGRE; encoded by the coding sequence GTGAATGTTGGCCTGAAAACCCAGATTTTGCCCGCCGGTGAGGCCGCTGTGTCGGCCGCCGCGCATGCGCTGGCGGCAGGCGGGCTGGTCGCGTTCCCGACCGAAACCGTCTACGGCCTCGGCGCCGATGCTACCAATCCGGCCGCGATCGCGCGCCTCTACCAGGCCAAGGGCCGGCCGGCCTTCAATCCGCTGATCGCCCATGTCGGCGATATCCGCGCCGCACAGCAGATCGCCCGTTTTGACGCCGCCGCGACGGCGCTGGCCGAAGCGTTCTGGCCCGGCCCGCTGACGCTGGTGCTGCCGAAGACGGAAGGTTGTGCGGTGGCCGATCTCGCGACCGCCGGCCTCGATACGGTCGCGGTCCGCATCCCGGCCCACGGAATCGCGCGTGATATCCTGCGCGTCTTCGGCGGCCCGGTGGTGGCGCCATCAGCGAACATTTCGGGCCACGTCTCGCCGACCACGGCCGCCCATGTGCAAAGCGATCTTGCGGGGCGGATCGACCTGATCGTCGATAGCGGCGCGGTCGAAGTCGGCGTCGAATCGACCATCGTCGGCTGCTTTGAGGCGCCGATGCTGCTGCGACCCGGCGGCCTGCCGCGCGCCGAGATCGAGCGCGTGCTTGGCCGCGCGCTTCTGCAACCGCCGGCGGATGCCGAAAGCGACAATGGACAGCCGCTGGCGCCGGGTATGCTGGCCTCGCACTACGCGCCGCGCGCGCGGGTGCGGCTCAATGCGGTCGCGATCGAGCCCGACGAAGCATTGCTCGCGTTCGGCCTCGGAGCAATTTCGGGAATTGACGCCGCCTCGCACGTGATGAATCTGTCAAAGCGCGGCGATCTCGACGAGGCGGCCGCAAACCTGTTCGGTCATCTTCGCGCGCTCGACGCCAAGGGCGCGCACACCATCGCGGTCATGCCCATCCCGGACGAGGGATTGGGCGAAGCCATCAACGACCGGCTGCGGCGCGCGGCCGTGGGGCGGGAATGA
- a CDS encoding CPBP family intramembrane glutamic endopeptidase: MLKAWRELPKRGLGSLRERLRLRRMNRGDVIWASGGLVAIVIATAAILALARYIDPGFRPSPWFLQHPPGWHASVFAAWLPLFVSNILGEELCWRGYLLPRQEAGLGRLAWLPNGVLWCLFHWSFGGAIMVTLLPITLLLPWIVQRRRNTSVGIVIHGVFNAAGFIAATSGVGT; this comes from the coding sequence ATGCTGAAGGCCTGGCGCGAACTGCCAAAGCGTGGCCTCGGCTCGCTGAGGGAGCGCCTACGGTTGCGCAGGATGAATCGTGGCGACGTCATCTGGGCGAGTGGCGGCCTTGTCGCCATTGTGATCGCCACCGCTGCGATCCTGGCCCTGGCGCGCTACATCGACCCAGGTTTCCGCCCCTCACCCTGGTTCCTGCAACATCCCCCGGGTTGGCACGCCTCGGTATTTGCGGCATGGCTTCCCTTGTTCGTCAGCAACATTCTGGGTGAGGAACTGTGCTGGCGCGGTTACCTTCTGCCGCGGCAGGAGGCGGGATTGGGCCGCCTGGCATGGCTGCCAAACGGAGTTTTGTGGTGCCTGTTTCACTGGAGTTTCGGCGGGGCGATCATGGTGACGTTGCTGCCGATCACCCTGCTGTTGCCCTGGATCGTGCAGCGGCGGCGAAACACATCGGTAGGCATCGTCATTCACGGCGTGTTCAACGCGGCTGGCTTTATTGCCGCGACAAGCGGCGTTGGCACTTAG
- a CDS encoding VOC family protein — protein MTTQSEWQYPYGTKQRYHLQHVHLFASDIDATIEFYRKWFDAEVIWDGGVVGARNVFIKIGIGAMHLYDQPPRGDGKNAVHHLGMQVVGVHEVYDRMKTAGLHIPNPIRPTGGGGGYFMLGAPDGVVIEIFEPGALRETVVRDYYGFGG, from the coding sequence ATGACGACGCAGAGCGAGTGGCAGTATCCGTACGGCACGAAGCAGCGCTACCACCTGCAGCACGTCCATCTCTTCGCGTCCGACATCGACGCGACGATCGAGTTCTACAGGAAATGGTTCGATGCCGAAGTGATCTGGGACGGCGGCGTTGTCGGCGCGCGCAACGTCTTCATCAAGATCGGCATCGGCGCCATGCACCTCTACGACCAGCCGCCGCGCGGCGACGGCAAGAACGCGGTCCATCATCTGGGCATGCAGGTCGTCGGCGTTCACGAGGTGTATGACCGGATGAAGACCGCAGGCCTGCATATTCCGAATCCGATCCGGCCAACCGGCGGCGGAGGCGGCTATTTCATGCTCGGCGCGCCGGACGGCGTCGTGATCGAAATCTTCGAGCCCGGCGCGCTGCGCGAAACGGTCGTGCGGGATTATTACGGCTTTGGCGGATAG
- a CDS encoding ankyrin repeat domain-containing protein, with protein MRFLAALVVALLTVLPASAQVAPTEAEVRGYGGLHAAAARGDVADIEKRIAAAEDKEAIDARHRTALHVAVYQKKHDAARALIRLGADPNRLEIDRYDIITIAAVADDVPMLRIALEGGGNPKAVTSRYDGTALIAAAHLGHAEIVRTLIAAKAPLDHVNNLQWTALIESIVLGDGGRNHTETLRALVEAGANVNIPDRSGSTPLTLARSRGYRDMVAILEKAGAK; from the coding sequence ATGCGTTTCCTCGCCGCGCTTGTTGTCGCGCTCCTGACCGTCCTGCCTGCATCAGCGCAGGTCGCGCCGACCGAGGCGGAGGTGCGCGGGTATGGGGGCTTGCATGCGGCCGCCGCACGGGGCGACGTCGCCGATATCGAAAAGCGTATCGCGGCTGCCGAAGACAAGGAAGCGATCGACGCGCGTCATCGCACAGCGCTGCATGTCGCGGTCTATCAGAAGAAGCACGATGCCGCGCGCGCCCTGATCCGGCTCGGCGCCGATCCGAACAGGCTGGAGATCGACCGCTATGACATCATCACCATCGCAGCGGTTGCCGACGACGTGCCGATGCTCAGGATCGCGCTCGAGGGCGGCGGCAACCCGAAGGCCGTTACCAGCCGTTATGATGGCACGGCGCTGATTGCGGCCGCGCATCTTGGCCACGCCGAGATCGTGCGGACATTGATTGCCGCCAAAGCGCCGCTCGATCACGTCAACAATCTGCAATGGACTGCGCTGATCGAGTCGATCGTGCTCGGCGACGGCGGCAGGAACCACACCGAGACCTTGCGTGCGCTGGTCGAGGCCGGCGCCAACGTCAACATTCCGGACAGAAGCGGATCGACGCCGCTCACGCTGGCGCGAAGCCGCGGCTATCGCGACATGGTTGCGATCCTGGAAAAGGCCGGCGCGAAGTGA
- a CDS encoding acyl-CoA dehydrogenase family protein: protein MTIHVDLTSREAVARRSGALAPTCRGLNFYSLDQSLRDLLPHYMDAPLLAHLSPHLAELGELAGGRLHDLSDQAERHQPVLHPRDGYGRDEEWIEYHPAYREMESIAFGKFGMHAMCNRAGVMGWSSPMPPLAKYVFHYLFAQAEFGLLCPVNLTDSSSELVRRFGNDELRERYLDRMWSQDPATLFKCAQFMTEKTGGSDVGAGELLAVREGKDWKLWGEKWFCSNVDAELAVLLARPEGAVAGGRGLGLFLMPKVLPDGRRNSYRIMRLKDKLGSRTMASGEIVFEGAVAYQLGELDQGLKHMLVMVNSSRVSHLARAAGMMRRCLNEAMVAARHRNAFGRAVIDHPLMRRQLLKLMVPTEQALSALLYSATSSDKVLRLLTPIAKYRACRDNVTVATGAMEARGGNGYIEDWPNARLIRDAHLGLLWEGTSNINALDAVQRAVGKARGHEALRDDLGRQLEDTAGMPGQFRTRLSGVLTDAMRFAEEVAADPENERFCRIAAGKLYHATTAALLASEGTRIGNAGGDARRLLLSRFVLEHRLAEHSQANLQAQRWENEAIDLLLGDAPVSMSQAAALVQG from the coding sequence ATGACCATTCATGTCGATCTGACCAGCCGCGAGGCGGTGGCCCGGCGCTCCGGCGCGTTGGCACCGACCTGCCGCGGGCTGAATTTTTACTCGCTCGACCAGAGCCTGCGGGACCTGTTGCCGCATTACATGGACGCGCCGCTGCTGGCGCACCTTTCGCCGCACCTTGCGGAACTCGGCGAGCTCGCCGGCGGCCGGCTGCATGATTTGTCCGATCAGGCCGAGCGCCATCAGCCGGTGCTGCATCCTCGCGACGGCTACGGCCGCGACGAGGAGTGGATCGAATATCATCCGGCCTATCGCGAGATGGAAAGCATCGCGTTCGGCAAGTTCGGCATGCACGCGATGTGCAACCGCGCCGGCGTCATGGGCTGGTCGTCGCCGATGCCGCCGCTCGCCAAATACGTCTTTCATTATCTGTTTGCGCAGGCCGAGTTCGGCCTGCTGTGCCCGGTCAATCTCACCGACAGCTCTTCCGAGCTGGTGCGCCGTTTCGGAAACGATGAGCTGCGCGAGCGCTATCTCGACCGGATGTGGAGCCAGGATCCCGCCACGCTGTTCAAATGCGCGCAGTTCATGACGGAGAAGACCGGCGGCTCCGATGTCGGCGCCGGCGAACTCCTCGCGGTCAGGGAGGGCAAGGACTGGAAGCTGTGGGGCGAGAAGTGGTTCTGCTCCAATGTCGATGCTGAACTCGCGGTGCTGTTGGCGCGCCCCGAAGGCGCCGTGGCCGGCGGGCGCGGCCTCGGCCTGTTCCTGATGCCGAAGGTGCTGCCCGATGGCCGGCGGAACTCCTACCGGATCATGCGCCTGAAGGACAAGCTCGGCAGCCGCACCATGGCGAGCGGCGAGATCGTGTTCGAGGGCGCGGTCGCCTATCAGCTCGGCGAGCTCGACCAGGGCCTCAAGCACATGCTGGTCATGGTGAATTCGAGCCGCGTGTCGCATTTGGCGCGCGCCGCCGGCATGATGCGGCGCTGCCTCAACGAGGCGATGGTCGCCGCGCGGCATCGCAACGCGTTCGGGCGCGCCGTGATCGATCATCCGCTGATGCGACGGCAGTTGCTCAAGCTGATGGTGCCGACCGAGCAGGCGCTGTCGGCGCTGCTCTACTCGGCGACGTCATCGGACAAGGTGCTGCGGCTCTTGACGCCGATCGCAAAATACCGGGCGTGCCGGGACAATGTCACGGTCGCCACCGGTGCGATGGAGGCGCGCGGCGGCAACGGCTACATCGAGGACTGGCCGAACGCGCGGCTCATTCGCGATGCGCATCTCGGGCTGCTCTGGGAAGGCACCAGCAACATCAACGCGCTGGATGCGGTGCAGCGCGCGGTCGGCAAGGCACGTGGCCACGAAGCGCTGCGCGACGATCTCGGCCGCCAGTTGGAAGACACGGCCGGCATGCCGGGCCAGTTCCGCACGCGCCTTTCCGGGGTGCTGACGGATGCCATGCGCTTTGCGGAAGAGGTTGCGGCCGATCCGGAGAACGAGCGCTTTTGCCGGATCGCCGCCGGAAAGCTCTACCACGCCACGACGGCCGCGCTGCTGGCATCCGAAGGCACGCGCATCGGCAATGCCGGCGGCGATGCGCGCCGCCTGCTGCTCTCCCGTTTCGTGCTCGAGCATCGTCTGGCCGAACATTCCCAAGCCAATCTGCAGGCGCAGCGTTGGGAGAACGAAGCGATCGATCTGCTGCTCGGCGATGCGCCTGTTTCGATGAGCCAGGCGGCGGCGCTGGTGCAGGGATAG
- a CDS encoding FAD-binding oxidoreductase gives MNVVQNSVPPLPAELIAKFRAIVGDKYAVTDAADIAPYVTEERDLFHGRSPLVLRPGSTAEVSAICKLASEHRIALVPQGGNTGLVGGQTPHHGEVVVSLRRLDKIRDIDPASNTMTCEAGVVLQIAQQRAAEVDRLFPLSLGAEGSCTIGGNLSTNAGGTAALAYGVAREMALGLEVVLADGRILNGLSKLKKDNTGYDLRNLFIGAEGTLGIITAATLKLFPKPHAVETAYVGLQSPAQALKLLSIAQNEAAGSLTSFELLADIAVDFSLRHGIDIRDPLTTKHPWYVLMELSSSRDDARAALESILAKGMEEGIVDDAVIAANLTQRAGFWKLRDEMSAAQKPEGGSIKHDISVPVAAVPAFIEEANAAVVKLIPGSRPVPFGHLGDGNIHYNVSQPVGGNTADFMSRWHEVNEVVFEIVLRMGGSISAEHGIGVLKRDELPDVKDKVAIELMRGIKAMLDPLGIMNPGKVL, from the coding sequence ATGAATGTCGTCCAGAATTCCGTGCCGCCGCTTCCCGCCGAGCTGATCGCAAAATTCCGCGCTATCGTCGGTGACAAATATGCGGTGACCGATGCGGCCGATATCGCGCCCTACGTCACCGAGGAACGCGACCTGTTCCATGGCCGCTCGCCGCTGGTGCTACGGCCCGGCTCGACAGCGGAAGTATCCGCGATCTGCAAGCTCGCCAGCGAGCACAGAATCGCGCTGGTGCCGCAGGGCGGCAACACGGGCCTCGTCGGTGGTCAGACCCCACATCATGGTGAGGTCGTCGTCTCGCTGCGGCGTCTGGATAAAATTCGCGACATCGACCCCGCCTCCAACACCATGACCTGCGAAGCCGGCGTCGTGCTGCAGATCGCGCAGCAGCGTGCGGCCGAGGTCGATCGCCTGTTCCCGCTGTCACTCGGCGCGGAAGGAAGCTGCACCATCGGCGGCAATCTCTCCACCAATGCCGGCGGCACGGCGGCGCTGGCCTACGGCGTGGCGCGCGAAATGGCGCTCGGGCTCGAAGTGGTGCTCGCCGACGGGCGAATCCTGAACGGATTGTCGAAACTGAAAAAGGACAATACCGGCTACGACCTGCGCAACCTCTTCATCGGCGCCGAGGGCACGCTCGGCATCATCACCGCAGCGACGCTAAAGCTGTTTCCGAAGCCGCATGCGGTGGAGACCGCCTATGTCGGCCTGCAATCGCCGGCGCAGGCCCTCAAACTGTTGTCGATTGCGCAGAACGAGGCCGCCGGCAGCCTGACCAGCTTCGAATTGCTGGCCGACATCGCCGTCGATTTCAGCCTGCGCCACGGCATCGACATCCGCGATCCCCTCACGACCAAGCATCCCTGGTACGTGCTGATGGAATTGTCGTCCTCGCGCGACGACGCCCGTGCCGCGCTGGAATCGATCCTTGCCAAGGGAATGGAGGAAGGCATCGTCGATGATGCCGTGATCGCGGCGAATCTGACGCAGCGCGCCGGGTTCTGGAAACTGCGCGATGAAATGTCGGCGGCGCAGAAGCCGGAAGGCGGCTCGATCAAGCACGATATCTCGGTGCCGGTTGCCGCGGTCCCCGCGTTCATCGAGGAAGCCAATGCAGCGGTGGTGAAACTCATTCCGGGCTCGCGGCCGGTGCCGTTCGGCCATCTCGGCGACGGCAACATTCATTACAATGTCAGCCAGCCGGTCGGCGGCAACACCGCCGACTTCATGTCGCGCTGGCATGAGGTCAACGAGGTCGTATTCGAGATCGTGCTGCGGATGGGCGGATCGATCTCCGCCGAACACGGCATCGGCGTGCTCAAGCGCGACGAACTGCCCGATGTAAAGGACAAGGTCGCGATCGAACTGATGCGCGGCATCAAGGCGATGCTCGACCCGCTCGGCATCATGAATCCGGGGAAAGTGCTGTGA
- a CDS encoding 2-keto-4-pentenoate hydratase, whose product MDIALQRELARLLATLRREGRQQSGLDQRLVPPNKATAYRIAGMVAEELGWDVVGWKIAAMKEGLQRQLRTDSPIYGRVLMPVMPSPASVEHAKVCSPIPEVEYQAILGADLPPRQKTYTVEEVTEAVVSLHPGIELAECRFVHDAAFPPLPAILADGAGSGIIACGEAIPDWKTRDIAGQEVVLSCNGALRRKGTAGELLDHPMVPLTWLANELSRTGIGMKAGQIVSTGALTGMLRPKPGDTFVADFGPFGSVTATYA is encoded by the coding sequence ATGGACATTGCTCTTCAACGCGAACTCGCACGCCTGCTCGCCACGCTGCGCCGTGAAGGCCGCCAGCAGAGCGGCCTCGATCAACGCCTGGTGCCGCCGAACAAGGCGACGGCCTATCGCATCGCCGGCATGGTCGCGGAAGAACTCGGCTGGGACGTCGTCGGCTGGAAGATCGCCGCGATGAAGGAGGGGTTGCAGCGCCAGCTTCGCACGGACTCTCCGATCTACGGCCGGGTGTTGATGCCGGTCATGCCGTCGCCGGCTAGCGTCGAGCACGCCAAGGTCTGCAGCCCGATTCCCGAAGTCGAATATCAGGCCATACTCGGCGCCGACCTGCCGCCGCGCCAAAAGACCTACACGGTGGAGGAAGTCACCGAGGCGGTGGTGTCGCTGCATCCGGGCATCGAACTCGCCGAATGCCGCTTTGTCCACGATGCGGCGTTTCCGCCGCTGCCGGCGATCCTCGCCGACGGCGCCGGAAGCGGCATCATCGCCTGCGGCGAGGCAATCCCCGACTGGAAGACGCGCGATATCGCCGGACAGGAAGTGGTGTTGAGCTGCAACGGCGCGCTGCGGCGGAAGGGCACGGCGGGTGAATTGCTCGACCATCCGATGGTGCCGCTGACCTGGCTCGCCAACGAACTGTCGCGCACCGGCATCGGCATGAAGGCGGGGCAGATCGTCAGCACGGGGGCGCTGACCGGCATGCTGCGGCCGAAGCCGGGAGATACCTTTGTTGCGGATTTCGGCCCGTTCGGGAGCGTGACCGCGACCTATGCGTGA
- a CDS encoding LysR substrate-binding domain-containing protein gives MRAFEAAARHLSITRAAEELNVTVGAVSRHVRALEARMGTALFLRGSRGLALTSAGKTFADSAREALDRIADAADGLRLRRFRRLTVGVYGFFVSRFLLPIWPTLNAAYPELEVDLHTSSNPLDLLASRYDAVIAVSDGQPRAGLVTHSLMPIATVPVCAPEFLNKGAVDFAAVPLLHARPRPDDWRRWLDYAQFADVPVQGGSSFESLGLTIEAAAAGMGVAIAIDGLLAPDLARGNLVRAHPIIRPTRRQFVLEYEQRMADDPAVTAFVAWLNGARGQPSGRTSASKNDRGAPASGAVRRRLLA, from the coding sequence GTGCGGGCGTTCGAGGCCGCCGCGCGGCACCTGTCGATCACCCGGGCGGCCGAGGAGCTGAACGTGACGGTCGGCGCCGTGAGCCGGCACGTCCGCGCGCTCGAGGCGCGCATGGGAACCGCCCTCTTCCTGCGCGGCTCGCGCGGGCTGGCCCTGACCTCGGCAGGGAAAACCTTCGCCGATTCCGCCCGCGAGGCGTTGGACCGGATCGCCGACGCCGCCGACGGGCTGCGCTTGCGGCGTTTCCGGCGGCTAACCGTCGGGGTCTACGGCTTCTTCGTCTCGCGCTTCCTGCTGCCGATCTGGCCGACGCTGAATGCGGCCTATCCCGAGCTGGAAGTCGATTTGCACACGAGCTCCAATCCGCTCGACCTGCTCGCCAGCCGTTACGACGCGGTGATCGCCGTTTCCGACGGGCAGCCGCGCGCCGGGCTCGTCACCCATTCCCTGATGCCGATCGCGACCGTACCGGTCTGCGCGCCGGAGTTTTTGAACAAGGGCGCGGTGGATTTCGCCGCCGTTCCCCTTCTGCATGCGCGGCCGCGTCCGGATGATTGGCGCCGCTGGCTCGATTACGCGCAATTCGCCGACGTGCCCGTGCAGGGCGGCAGCAGTTTTGAAAGCCTCGGCCTGACCATCGAGGCTGCGGCCGCCGGCATGGGCGTCGCCATCGCGATCGACGGCCTGCTCGCGCCCGATCTCGCCCGCGGCAACCTGGTCAGGGCCCATCCGATCATCCGCCCGACGCGCCGGCAGTTCGTCCTCGAATACGAGCAGCGCATGGCCGACGATCCCGCCGTCACCGCTTTCGTCGCCTGGCTGAACGGTGCCCGCGGGCAACCGTCAGGTCGTACTTCAGCGAGCAAGAACGATCGCGGCGCCCCTGCGTCTGGTGCTGTCAGGCGGCGGTTGCTCGCGTGA
- a CDS encoding DUF3606 domain-containing protein — protein MDNLTKRDQPDRSKINMQEGYEVKYWTKAFGVSKEELQKAVDKVGNSAAAVRKELGLLGASHS, from the coding sequence ATGGATAATCTGACCAAACGTGATCAGCCGGACCGCTCCAAGATCAACATGCAGGAAGGTTACGAGGTCAAATACTGGACCAAGGCGTTCGGCGTTTCGAAGGAGGAATTGCAGAAGGCCGTCGACAAGGTCGGCAACTCAGCCGCAGCGGTGCGGAAAGAACTTGGACTCTTGGGTGCATCTCACTCGTGA